In Deinococcus psychrotolerans, a genomic segment contains:
- a CDS encoding DEAD/DEAH box helicase family protein, with amino-acid sequence MKPEEQARLLIDAQLRAAGWAVQDYKAANLFAAGGVALREVPTAAGPCDYMLFWKGKAIGIVEAKPKGTSLTGVSEQTDKYSTGLPEHIKKYAEPLPFAYEANGHEVRFRDRRDPESRSRGVFAFHQPDTLGGWFKQANTLRERLRHFLPLSHKGLRDAQFEAITHLEESFGADRPRALIQMTMGSGKSVTAVASSYRLLKDAGAKRVLFLVDRDNLGKQALGEFTNFTTPDDGRKFTELYKVQHLKSNLIDDNSQVVITTIQRLYSMLRGEAEYEEGNEERSAYELESDQNTERLVSYNSAIPIETFDFMIADECHRSIYGTWRQVLEYFDAFLVGLTATPDARTIGFFNKNLVMEYGHERAVADGVNVPFDVYRLRTRIGEQGATVAAGEFLDYKDRYTGKKELRQLGDNFDYAPAQLDRSVVAVDQIRTVIREYKNTVLPLVFPKREFVPKTLIFAKTDAHADDIVEMVRLEFGKGNDFCKKITYGVTGVSTDTLIKQFRNDFNPRVVVTVDMIATGTDIKALEVLLFMRDVKSRSYFDQMKGRGTRVIDKGELQKVSSDAPHKDFFLLIDAVGVTESDKSEARPLEQQRSVSLEKLLQAVGFGGADAATLSSLAGRLARINSSLTPTQRSEIEAQAGQPISQLIGQLLNAASPDAVQARAAQNVTAGQSVTEADLQDAADELRYEASKPFGKPELRDLIVATARKNEVVIDIVTMDEVLPGQHVLREDDATRQHRLAEGRIGTFKAFIEAHKDDIDALSIIYSQPYRQRHLTFRQIKELSKALEKQDAHLTPETLYADYALLDAGKVSGQAARRALADLVALVRYAAGQADMLEPFGQTVTARFERWLSVQAAAGRAFSDEQLRWLHLIRDQIAVDLTIEETALYEMPFDSLGGLKQARAVFGEDALRKLLDELNLELAA; translated from the coding sequence GTGAAACCCGAAGAGCAGGCCCGCCTGCTAATTGACGCCCAGCTCCGCGCCGCAGGCTGGGCCGTTCAGGACTACAAAGCCGCCAATCTGTTTGCCGCTGGGGGCGTGGCACTGCGAGAAGTGCCCACCGCTGCTGGGCCATGTGACTACATGCTGTTCTGGAAGGGCAAAGCCATCGGCATTGTGGAAGCCAAGCCGAAGGGCACCTCGCTGACGGGGGTGAGCGAGCAGACCGACAAGTATTCCACTGGCCTGCCCGAACACATCAAGAAGTACGCCGAGCCGCTGCCATTCGCTTATGAGGCCAACGGGCACGAAGTCAGATTCAGGGATCGGCGCGATCCAGAGAGCCGTTCACGCGGCGTCTTCGCCTTTCATCAGCCTGACACCCTGGGCGGCTGGTTCAAGCAGGCAAATACCCTCAGAGAACGGCTGCGCCACTTCCTCCCACTGAGCCACAAGGGGCTGCGGGACGCCCAGTTTGAGGCCATCACCCACCTCGAAGAGTCGTTCGGCGCAGACCGTCCCCGCGCCCTCATTCAGATGACGATGGGCAGCGGCAAGAGTGTGACCGCCGTGGCCAGCAGTTACCGGCTGCTGAAAGATGCAGGGGCCAAGCGGGTGCTGTTTCTGGTTGACCGTGACAACCTGGGCAAACAGGCGTTGGGCGAGTTCACCAACTTCACCACGCCGGATGACGGGCGCAAGTTCACCGAGCTGTACAAGGTGCAGCACCTCAAAAGCAACCTGATTGACGACAACAGCCAGGTGGTGATTACCACCATTCAGCGTCTCTACAGCATGTTGCGAGGCGAGGCCGAATACGAGGAGGGCAACGAGGAGCGCAGCGCCTACGAGTTAGAAAGCGACCAGAACACCGAGCGGCTGGTGAGCTACAACTCTGCCATTCCGATTGAGACGTTTGACTTCATGATCGCCGACGAGTGCCACCGCTCCATCTACGGCACCTGGCGGCAGGTACTGGAATACTTCGACGCCTTTCTGGTGGGCCTGACCGCTACACCGGACGCCCGCACCATCGGCTTCTTTAACAAAAATCTGGTGATGGAGTACGGCCACGAACGGGCGGTGGCCGACGGCGTGAACGTTCCCTTTGACGTATACCGCCTGCGAACCCGTATTGGCGAGCAGGGCGCGACGGTGGCGGCGGGCGAGTTTCTGGACTACAAAGACCGCTACACCGGCAAGAAGGAGCTGCGGCAACTCGGCGACAACTTCGACTACGCGCCCGCTCAGCTTGACCGCAGCGTGGTGGCGGTGGATCAAATTCGCACGGTGATTCGGGAGTACAAAAACACGGTGCTGCCGCTGGTCTTCCCGAAGCGGGAGTTCGTGCCCAAGACGCTGATCTTTGCCAAAACGGACGCCCACGCCGACGACATCGTGGAAATGGTGCGGCTAGAGTTTGGCAAGGGCAACGACTTTTGTAAGAAGATCACCTACGGCGTGACCGGCGTTTCCACTGACACGCTCATCAAGCAGTTTCGCAACGATTTCAATCCCCGTGTGGTGGTCACGGTGGACATGATCGCCACCGGCACCGACATCAAGGCGCTGGAAGTGCTGCTGTTCATGCGGGACGTAAAATCGCGCAGCTACTTCGACCAGATGAAAGGGCGCGGCACCCGCGTGATTGACAAAGGCGAGCTGCAAAAAGTCAGCAGTGACGCACCGCACAAGGACTTCTTTTTGCTGATTGACGCGGTAGGCGTTACCGAAAGCGACAAGAGCGAAGCCCGGCCCCTGGAACAGCAGCGCAGTGTAAGCCTGGAAAAGCTGCTGCAAGCGGTAGGGTTTGGCGGCGCAGATGCAGCGACCCTGAGCAGCTTGGCCGGACGCCTAGCCCGCATCAACAGCAGCCTGACCCCAACCCAGCGCAGTGAGATTGAGGCGCAGGCAGGCCAGCCTATCAGCCAACTGATTGGGCAACTGCTGAACGCCGCCAGTCCCGACGCGGTACAGGCCAGAGCTGCCCAGAACGTGACAGCGGGCCAGTCGGTTACGGAGGCAGACCTTCAAGACGCCGCCGATGAGCTGCGCTACGAGGCGTCCAAGCCGTTTGGCAAACCGGAGCTGCGCGACTTGATCGTGGCCACTGCCCGCAAAAACGAGGTGGTCATTGACATCGTGACGATGGACGAGGTGCTGCCCGGCCAACACGTTCTGCGGGAAGATGACGCCACCCGCCAGCACCGATTGGCCGAGGGCCGCATTGGCACCTTCAAAGCCTTCATCGAGGCCCACAAAGACGACATAGATGCCCTGAGCATCATCTATTCCCAGCCTTACCGCCAGCGCCACCTGACCTTCCGGCAGATCAAGGAACTCAGCAAGGCACTGGAGAAGCAGGACGCTCACCTGACCCCTGAAACCCTCTACGCCGATTACGCGCTGCTGGACGCGGGCAAGGTCAGCGGGCAGGCGGCGCGGCGGGCGCTGGCCGATCTGGTGGCGCTGGTACGCTATGCGGCGGGGCAAGCTGACATGCTGGAACCCTTCGGCCAGACTGTCACCGCCCGATTCGAGCGCTGGCTCTCAGTACAGGCCGCAGCGGGGCGGGCCTTTAGTGACGAGCAGTTGCGCTGGCTACACCTGATTCGTGACCAGATCGCTGTTGATCTGACCATAGAGGAAACGGCGCTCTACGAGATGCCCTTTGACAGCTTGGGCGGCCTGAAGCAAGCCCGCGCCGTATTTGGCGAAGACGCCTTACGGAAGCTGCTGGACGAGCTGAATCTGGAACTGGCAGCCTGA
- a CDS encoding DUF5639 domain-containing protein, producing the protein MPILKLSAADQTLVASGDTDLLEIYESLPAGLYPPFPPVELPGGLNGLLIRGGFAQNFFFTGEILGVTFEAPSGRTIKAGGQVVKNVQGYDLTRLFVGSFGLLGVAQEVTLRLRPGLAARHVSRSGALADLSPGRARFIWEVEGRIHLMHFGHAREVAAVLAEFGGEEVSAPLDLRSLFAAGMSPGEGGPVRDLRFGWLSGLAQPDVPPLFQKVAAAL; encoded by the coding sequence ATGCCCATCCTTAAACTCAGCGCTGCCGATCAGACCCTAGTCGCCAGCGGAGACACCGACCTGCTGGAGATTTATGAATCACTTCCGGCTGGCCTGTATCCGCCCTTTCCGCCAGTCGAGTTGCCCGGCGGCTTAAACGGCCTGCTCATTCGCGGCGGCTTTGCCCAGAACTTTTTCTTCACGGGTGAAATTTTGGGCGTCACCTTTGAAGCTCCCAGCGGACGAACCATCAAAGCAGGCGGACAAGTCGTCAAGAACGTGCAAGGCTACGACCTGACGCGGCTGTTTGTCGGCTCGTTCGGGCTGCTGGGCGTTGCTCAAGAAGTCACCTTGCGGCTTCGGCCCGGTTTGGCCGCACGCCATGTCAGCCGCTCGGGAGCGCTGGCCGACCTCTCCCCTGGCCGCGCCCGCTTTATCTGGGAAGTGGAAGGCCGCATCCACCTGATGCACTTCGGCCACGCCCGGGAGGTGGCCGCCGTACTGGCCGAGTTCGGCGGCGAAGAGGTCAGCGCCCCGCTCGATCTGCGCTCCCTGTTTGCTGCTGGGATGAGTCCGGGCGAGGGCGGGCCAGTGCGCGATTTGCGTTTCGGCTGGCTGAGCGGCCTAGCGCAGCCGGACGTGCCGCCGCTGTTTCAGAAAGTGGCGGCAGCGCTGTAG
- a CDS encoding type IV pilus twitching motility protein PilT → MEALSQDVLHELLTLIVKAGASDVHFRAGSPASGRICGELRRFGAERLSAEQMEQFTRLMLPRADQWSEFTVRRDADFAYSVPGLARFRVNAYYQRGSIGMIMRVIEDKPIPTFEQLGLPQTTFESLVAHERGLILVTGPTGSGKTTTLASMIDHINAHEPVNILTLEDPIEILHPDKRASVSQRELGSDTLSFAAGLRASMRQDPDVILIGEMRDKETVEAALSAAQTGHLVFSTLHTMDAMRTVTRIIDFFAPHERHQIRQGLSESLVGVVSQRLLPKVGGGRVLGLEVMLGTSTIRECLKQEDKFEEIKQAVEEGSLHGMQTFDQHLVELVRLGQLSREDALQAATRPHEVKIKLMQISYASAQATRPSEAAAS, encoded by the coding sequence ATGGAAGCGCTTTCTCAAGACGTGCTGCACGAACTCCTCACCCTCATTGTCAAAGCCGGAGCCAGCGATGTTCACTTTCGAGCGGGCAGCCCAGCCAGCGGCCGCATCTGCGGAGAGCTGCGCCGCTTCGGGGCCGAGCGCCTGAGTGCCGAACAAATGGAGCAGTTTACCCGCTTGATGCTGCCCCGCGCCGATCAATGGAGCGAATTTACCGTGCGGCGCGACGCCGACTTTGCTTACAGCGTGCCGGGCTTGGCCCGCTTTAGGGTCAATGCTTATTATCAGCGCGGCTCCATCGGCATGATTATGCGGGTTATCGAAGACAAACCGATTCCCACCTTTGAGCAGCTCGGCCTACCGCAAACCACCTTCGAGTCGTTGGTGGCCCACGAGCGCGGCCTGATTTTGGTGACTGGCCCTACTGGAAGCGGCAAAACCACCACGCTGGCCTCGATGATCGATCACATCAACGCCCACGAGCCGGTCAACATCTTGACGCTCGAAGACCCGATTGAGATTTTGCACCCGGATAAGCGGGCCAGCGTTTCTCAGCGCGAACTCGGCAGCGACACCCTCTCGTTCGCGGCGGGCCTACGGGCCTCGATGCGCCAAGATCCCGACGTGATCTTGATCGGTGAAATGCGCGACAAAGAGACGGTGGAAGCGGCTCTCTCGGCGGCGCAAACTGGCCACCTCGTCTTCAGCACCCTGCACACCATGGACGCCATGCGGACGGTGACGCGCATCATCGATTTTTTTGCGCCGCACGAGCGCCACCAGATTCGGCAGGGCCTGTCCGAGAGCTTGGTGGGCGTGGTCAGCCAGCGGCTGCTGCCCAAAGTTGGTGGCGGGCGGGTGCTGGGATTAGAAGTGATGCTCGGCACATCTACCATCCGTGAGTGCCTCAAGCAAGAAGACAAGTTTGAAGAAATTAAGCAGGCCGTCGAGGAAGGCTCGCTGCACGGCATGCAGACCTTCGATCAGCATCTGGTGGAACTGGTGCGCTTGGGCCAGCTCAGCCGCGAGGATGCCCTGCAAGCCGCCACCCGCCCCCACGAAGTCAAGATCAAGCTGATGCAGATCAGTTACGCCTCGGCGCAGGCTACGCGGCCCAGCGAAGCGGCGGCGAGTTAA
- a CDS encoding ABC transporter substrate-binding protein, with product MGILFGGVETLGAPVLPLEVPFKRMRSKGLTVLFNFISFSKKAGPLCNLSSPENPMIVSIRFLLASLLLSQLSFGAQARTYDQVRSSGVLRLATSADYEPFNYLKNNQFTGFEVELGNLLAKQMNLKPVWVKVDFDSLLNDFDKSNYDVVIASHAMTSTRAKIVDFTQPHYCGGNLLLALKGGPLTTKALENKTLGAESGSVNLTFLQKLPFKKQIKVYPSTEATYRAVALGQVDAALTDRFGAASAVKLYPKANLVLGEVLWRVASGMAVSKGNATLKTALNTALATVLKDGSYHKLSLQYFDDDIRC from the coding sequence TTGGGCATCCTGTTCGGTGGAGTGGAAACTCTTGGCGCTCCTGTACTTCCTCTTGAGGTGCCTTTCAAACGGATGCGCAGCAAGGGTTTGACCGTACTCTTCAACTTCATCTCCTTCTCTAAAAAAGCAGGGCCACTATGCAACCTCTCAAGTCCGGAGAATCCTATGATTGTGTCTATACGTTTTTTGCTGGCTTCTTTACTCCTCTCGCAGCTGAGTTTCGGTGCGCAGGCACGAACCTACGATCAGGTTCGTTCCAGTGGTGTATTGCGGCTGGCCACGAGCGCTGATTACGAGCCGTTCAACTACCTCAAAAACAATCAGTTCACTGGCTTTGAAGTCGAGTTGGGGAACCTGCTGGCCAAACAGATGAATCTCAAGCCAGTATGGGTCAAGGTGGATTTCGACTCGCTACTGAATGACTTCGACAAAAGTAATTATGATGTGGTGATCGCGTCTCACGCGATGACATCTACCCGGGCCAAGATCGTAGATTTTACGCAACCGCATTACTGCGGCGGCAACTTGCTGCTGGCCCTCAAAGGTGGGCCGCTCACCACCAAAGCTTTGGAAAACAAGACGCTCGGTGCCGAGTCGGGCAGCGTCAACCTCACTTTTTTACAAAAATTACCATTCAAAAAACAGATCAAGGTCTACCCTTCGACCGAAGCCACTTACCGAGCAGTGGCCCTCGGCCAAGTTGACGCTGCCCTCACCGATCGTTTCGGTGCCGCCAGCGCCGTCAAGCTTTATCCCAAGGCCAATCTGGTGCTTGGTGAGGTGCTCTGGCGTGTCGCCAGCGGCATGGCCGTGAGTAAGGGCAATGCCACTTTGAAAACAGCACTCAATACAGCGTTGGCGACCGTTTTGAAGGACGGTTCCTACCACAAGCTTTCGCTGCAATACTTTGACGATGACATTCGTTGCTGA
- a CDS encoding SAM-dependent methyltransferase, giving the protein MSKRRTATLAAAALTAAAVVAARSRPAATAGQVRDAALNLLGAGLPTRRRFSITLWDGTTLPATAGEDAKLILNSPKTLGRMLRLPLDVALGEAYIRGDFDIEGDFSAVVELADTFDAAPGWAAMPAMLRDYETLRRGAGAPPPAPKASLEGETHSRERDKAAIAHHYDVSNDFYKLWLDSRMVYSCGYFPNGDETLDEGQAAKLELICRKLRLKPGEKLLDIGCGWGGLAIYAAQHYGVSVLGVTLSEAQLQEGQARVTAAGLDHLVSLELRDYRDVEGPFDKISSIGMAEHVGRKNMAEYFATTMRVLRPGGLMLNHAISSGLGQAKVSNLLQSGNFARRYVFPDGELLPIWETQKFAEEALFEVRDVENLREHYAQTTQHWAKNLEAHEAEALAHLGEERYRLWRIYLNACVYYFSAGHLSIFQTLLAKPDAGRRVELPRSRADLYQ; this is encoded by the coding sequence ATGTCTAAACGCCGTACCGCTACTCTCGCCGCCGCAGCGCTCACCGCTGCTGCCGTAGTTGCCGCCCGCAGCCGCCCCGCCGCCACTGCTGGGCAAGTCCGCGACGCCGCGCTGAATTTGCTTGGGGCCGGTCTGCCCACGCGCCGCCGCTTTTCCATCACGCTGTGGGACGGCACCACTTTGCCCGCCACCGCAGGAGAAGACGCCAAACTCATCCTCAACAGCCCCAAGACGCTGGGCCGAATGCTGCGGCTGCCCCTCGATGTGGCGCTGGGCGAAGCCTACATTCGGGGCGACTTTGACATCGAGGGCGATTTCTCAGCGGTGGTGGAACTGGCCGATACCTTCGACGCCGCGCCGGGCTGGGCCGCCATGCCCGCCATGCTGCGCGACTACGAAACCCTGCGCCGGGGAGCCGGAGCGCCGCCGCCCGCGCCCAAAGCCAGTTTGGAAGGCGAAACCCACAGCCGTGAGCGCGACAAGGCCGCCATTGCCCACCATTACGACGTGTCCAACGACTTTTACAAGCTGTGGTTAGATTCAAGGATGGTCTATTCGTGCGGCTATTTTCCCAATGGTGACGAAACGCTGGACGAGGGCCAGGCTGCCAAACTGGAACTGATCTGCCGCAAGCTGAGGCTCAAACCTGGCGAAAAGCTGCTGGACATCGGCTGCGGCTGGGGCGGATTAGCCATCTACGCCGCGCAACACTACGGCGTCTCGGTGTTGGGCGTCACGCTGTCGGAAGCGCAGTTGCAGGAAGGCCAGGCGCGGGTCACGGCTGCTGGACTGGATCACTTGGTCAGCCTAGAGCTGCGCGATTACCGCGACGTTGAGGGACCGTTCGACAAGATCAGCAGCATCGGGATGGCCGAGCACGTGGGCCGCAAGAACATGGCCGAGTATTTTGCCACCACCATGCGCGTGTTGCGTCCCGGCGGACTGATGCTCAACCACGCCATCTCGTCGGGGCTGGGGCAGGCCAAGGTGTCGAACTTGCTGCAATCCGGCAATTTCGCCCGCCGCTACGTGTTCCCAGACGGTGAACTGCTGCCGATCTGGGAAACCCAGAAGTTTGCCGAGGAAGCGCTGTTTGAAGTGCGCGACGTGGAAAACCTGCGCGAGCACTACGCTCAGACCACCCAGCATTGGGCCAAAAATCTGGAAGCCCACGAAGCCGAAGCGCTGGCCCATTTGGGCGAGGAGCGCTACCGCCTGTGGCGCATTTACCTGAACGCCTGCGTGTATTACTTCAGCGCCGGCCACCTTTCCATCTTTCAAACCCTGCTGGCCAAGCCGGACGCCGGGCGGCGAGTGGAACTGCCGAGAAGCCGGGCGGATTTGTACCAGTAA
- a CDS encoding vWA domain-containing protein, with translation MKPILTVIANRPLNTFLPTGSHDTLDVLIRVQVPQAESSQRQPLDLALAIDVSGSMKGLPLELAKAATKLILSQLQPSDRIALVTFHSHAEVVFPLQPVTDLAALERLVDGLRVGGSTALYAGWQTASSLLMPGALEGRLSRTLLLTDGRANVGLRDPSGLAAQFSVAQIQGVSSSSVGVGLRYDEQLLEQLAGAGDGNYHFAERPDELSGIFEAELHSLRGTLGRRVSLGIKGAVVKDALNDLPRLSTGRSALPPLRSGQTLDLVYRLEVQAKTTLELRLAWDDHQGERQTERLSIHLPAAPLNGSAPEHAEVVQARERLLVARAQREIARLADVGDLSGASVLISGLRNRLMVEGMRSGVSLQTELQQLADLEARLRRHDRASVSKVARKQSYDKMTGREQN, from the coding sequence ATGAAACCAATCTTGACCGTGATCGCTAACCGGCCCCTCAACACCTTTCTTCCCACTGGCAGCCACGACACCCTTGACGTGCTCATACGAGTCCAAGTGCCGCAAGCCGAATCCAGCCAGCGTCAGCCGCTTGACTTGGCCCTCGCCATTGATGTCAGCGGCAGCATGAAAGGCTTGCCGCTGGAACTGGCTAAAGCCGCCACCAAACTCATTTTGAGCCAGCTTCAGCCCAGCGACCGAATCGCGCTGGTGACGTTCCACAGCCACGCCGAGGTGGTTTTTCCCCTGCAACCCGTCACTGATCTCGCCGCCTTAGAGCGTTTAGTTGACGGTCTAAGGGTGGGCGGCAGCACGGCCCTGTATGCCGGATGGCAGACCGCCTCCAGCTTATTGATGCCGGGGGCGCTGGAGGGACGGCTCTCCCGCACTCTGCTGCTGACTGATGGCCGCGCCAATGTGGGCTTGCGTGACCCAAGTGGGCTGGCTGCCCAGTTCTCTGTCGCCCAGATTCAAGGCGTCAGCAGCAGCAGCGTAGGCGTCGGCCTGCGATACGACGAGCAGCTGTTGGAACAGCTCGCCGGAGCGGGGGACGGCAACTACCACTTCGCCGAGCGGCCAGACGAGCTATCAGGCATTTTTGAAGCTGAACTCCACAGTTTACGGGGCACACTGGGGAGGCGAGTCAGTCTAGGCATCAAGGGCGCAGTGGTCAAAGACGCCCTCAACGATCTGCCGAGACTGTCAACAGGCCGCAGCGCCCTGCCACCTCTGCGCTCTGGTCAGACGCTCGACCTCGTTTACCGGCTGGAAGTACAAGCCAAAACAACTTTGGAACTTCGCTTGGCTTGGGATGACCACCAGGGCGAACGCCAGACCGAACGTCTCAGCATCCATCTGCCTGCCGCACCGCTCAACGGGAGCGCACCAGAACACGCCGAGGTGGTGCAAGCCCGCGAACGTCTGCTGGTAGCGCGGGCACAACGAGAAATCGCTCGACTGGCCGATGTGGGCGACCTCAGCGGAGCGTCGGTACTCATCAGCGGGCTGCGGAACCGCTTAATGGTAGAAGGAATGCGCTCAGGCGTTTCCTTACAAACCGAGTTGCAGCAGCTTGCTGACCTGGAAGCCCGCCTGCGCCGCCACGACCGCGCCTCAGTCAGCAAAGTGGCCCGCAAGCAGTCGTATGACAAGATGACGGGGCGAGAACAGAACTGA
- a CDS encoding restriction endonuclease subunit S, which produces MTVVDEPSKNDTEQLPVGWVRTTLGNVGVVSSGGTPPAADESNFGGAIPWITPADLTGYKEKFITGGRRNLSEQGYKASSATIVDTGSVLFSSRAPIGYVALARNPISTNQGFKNLTPYSGISSDYLYHYLKSAKQLAQSYASGTTFLELSGAKFASLPLPLPPLPEQRRIVTKIEELFSKLDAGVAELKRTQVLLKRYRQSLLHAAVTGQLSRTWRETQTGELEDAGELLARILDERRAKWKASGKKGKYVEPKGPDVSGLPELPQGWVWTNLGQTFEVGVGATPSRAQSHFWGGNIPWVSSGEVAFCNIKKTRETITEAGYAASSTKLHPIGTVLIGMIGEGKTRGQVAILNIEACNNQNSAAIRVSETPILPEYIYYFLTSQYEESRRAASGGNQLALNKSRVEVMKYPLPPLSEQAQIVTEVERRLSILDNMQATVSAELRRAESTRQSILHRAFSGQLVPQDSSDEPASILLERIKAEKVAAGTAAIRGQGKRGRKPKGAANQETLLASGAEN; this is translated from the coding sequence ATGACCGTTGTGGACGAACCGAGCAAAAATGACACCGAGCAGCTTCCAGTCGGGTGGGTGAGAACGACGCTAGGCAATGTTGGGGTGGTGAGTTCAGGTGGCACACCGCCTGCTGCCGATGAATCTAATTTTGGTGGCGCTATTCCTTGGATTACTCCAGCCGACTTGACTGGCTACAAAGAAAAATTCATTACAGGTGGGCGGCGCAACCTCTCAGAGCAAGGTTACAAGGCAAGTTCAGCCACGATTGTTGATACTGGGAGCGTTCTCTTCTCATCAAGAGCGCCTATAGGTTATGTCGCCCTCGCCCGAAACCCAATCAGCACGAATCAAGGTTTCAAAAACTTGACTCCCTACTCTGGAATTAGCTCAGATTACTTATATCACTACTTGAAATCTGCCAAACAACTTGCCCAAAGCTACGCCAGTGGCACGACGTTCTTAGAGTTGTCGGGGGCAAAGTTTGCTTCCCTCCCGCTCCCCCTCCCTCCCCTCCCCGAACAGCGCCGCATTGTCACCAAGATCGAGGAGCTGTTCAGCAAGCTGGACGCGGGCGTGGCCGAGCTGAAGCGCACGCAAGTGCTCCTCAAGCGCTACCGCCAGAGCCTACTGCACGCCGCCGTGACGGGCCAACTGAGCCGCACCTGGCGAGAAACACAAACAGGTGAGCTGGAAGACGCGGGGGAGCTGTTGGCCCGCATTCTGGACGAGCGGCGGGCCAAGTGGAAAGCCAGTGGGAAGAAGGGCAAATACGTCGAGCCGAAGGGGCCGGATGTATCGGGGCTGCCGGAGTTGCCGCAGGGGTGGGTGTGGACAAACCTAGGCCAAACCTTTGAAGTGGGCGTAGGGGCGACACCAAGCCGGGCACAGTCACATTTCTGGGGCGGAAACATTCCTTGGGTGAGTAGCGGCGAGGTCGCTTTCTGTAATATCAAGAAGACGCGGGAAACTATTACAGAAGCAGGCTACGCGGCCAGTTCAACTAAACTGCATCCAATCGGTACAGTGCTAATCGGGATGATTGGGGAAGGGAAAACCAGAGGACAAGTTGCGATCCTAAATATCGAAGCCTGCAATAACCAGAACTCAGCAGCCATTCGTGTTTCTGAGACCCCGATTTTACCGGAATACATCTATTACTTCTTGACTTCACAGTATGAAGAGAGCAGAAGAGCCGCTTCTGGGGGCAATCAACTTGCATTGAACAAAAGTCGAGTCGAGGTAATGAAATACCCCTTGCCTCCTCTCTCTGAGCAAGCACAAATCGTCACCGAAGTTGAGCGCCGTCTCTCCATTCTGGACAACATGCAGGCCACCGTCAGCGCCGAACTCAGGCGAGCCGAAAGCACGCGCCAGAGCATTTTGCACCGCGCCTTCTCCGGCCAACTGGTGCCGCAAGACAGTAGCGACGAACCCGCCAGCATACTGCTGGAGCGCATCAAAGCCGAGAAGGTAGCGGCGGGCACGGCGGCGATTCGCGGGCAAGGCAAGCGTGGGCGCAAACCGAAGGGCGCGGCTAATCAAGAAACCTTATTAGCGTCTGGGGCCGAAAACTGA